TTGTCGCAACCATTTACAGATCTGCGGAGACTTTCTATCGCCATATCGTGCGTTTTGTCCTCCTCATCAGCTAACGAGCGAGGCGATATGCTAAGGCTTCCCGACAATGTAGTAGGTCAGCAACAAAACACGAAAGGTTTCTCGCGATCCAACGTCAGGCATTGATGTCATTTAATCCGTTTCGGCGGGTAATCACTCGTTGCGTTCCGATATCGGAACATCGCCCAAGAATCAACACAATACTTTGCCCGGTCAGACGGCTCGTGCTAAGCGCCACATCGTTCAACAGGTTCGAGTGCTGCAAGGTCCGGACGTTCCTGGGCCGCTTTCAGAATAAATGCTCGCCACGTAGGGCTTCCTTCTCGAAAGGTGTGTGCGAATAACGATCCCAAAGCCTTCCGAGCTAGCTCGGCGGCATACTCCTGTAAAGCAGACAACTGCGATAGACACGGCGCTAACACCTTCCATTGAGCGGTAGCTTCAGCCTGAGCGGCCCGCACGCGTTCTTCATCCGCCATCTCACGAAGTTTTTGGTCATGTAGTTGCGCCATACGTTCAGCATAATCTATGCGTCGCTGCCGGACTTCATGCACCCATCGTGGAGCTGACCATTCGTCGCGTAACGCGCGATTCATCCAACCTCCCGGAAACCGAATAGCCTTAGAGGGGGCTGAGACCATCCAAATTGCCACTTGGGCAACGCGCGCGAGATCATAGTGGCGTAGCCAGTGATGGACGCGTTTGGGCGAGATGTGGTGTTTTTCAAGTAGAGCGATTAAAAACAACTGAACGTCGTGTTTCGAGGAAAATTTCCACATAGGTGCTCCGGGTAGCGGTTGATCACTCTTACTGAAAGTCTGTTTTTCCTGGATCGGCTCCCTTTGATGCGATTCAACCGGTGTCGTATCAAGGGATTGCGGCGACTCCCCCCGTGGACAATCTGTCCGGTTCCCTTCGGACATTTCGGGCCATATAAAGACCGTGTCCGGCGTGGGAACGGGTTCCGATGTGGATGTCGATGGAGCCGTGTCCTGAATCCGTTCTACGGTGGTGATGGTCGGTTGAGGGACGGTCATTAAAGGCTGCCACGTTAGCACATAGCGATTGGATGTGGTACCGCCATTGGCACGCTTTCTGGGAATAATCCGTAATAACCCTAATGTTTCTAATCGTTGAAGAGATCGACGGACCGTTCGCGTACTCATATGGGTTTCGCGCGCTAAGGTTTTTTCGGAGAAAATTAAACCTAAGGGAAGTCGTGGTGTTTGGGTTTTCGCCCGCCACAGAAACAGATATAACTGCCGCGTATTGGGGGGGAGACCCCGGTCGACCAGATCCGCCTCAATGCGCTTAAGAGTGGGAGGAACTTTGGGGAATAATTGGGAGGATATCGGGGTATTCTGTATCATGAGTGGTTTTGCCGCAATTAGCCATGATTGTCTTGACAGGATTATGATCCTCTTATACAATCATGAGAGTAAAGCGATGCCCGGTACTAGAAGGGGTTCTGGTAAAACTTTCCTTCTAGCACAGAGGGACAGCGCCTATGGGTTAAACGGCAAATGAACCTCCTTTACACGTTTTTGGGATAACACACGACTGTTGGTTGCAGTTGTGTGTTTTGTTTTACGCGCCTTTTGCGCATAAAAAACAACCTTGACACACTCCCTCAAGGTTTGAACGATAGGACGCATTACGATATAATTACAGCGTCGTCGTTCACCGCTGTCAGGAGTGGTGAACGGGCCTGAGGGGACTGCGCGGGAACGCGGTCCTTTTTTCTTTCCTCATACCCGAGGTGTAGCGTGAATGATCCATCGAATCTTCGCCACCCTCTGCGCCCTATGATACAGGTTTTTGGACAGATTTCCAATAATCGGCACGATTTTTGGAAAATGTGTTGTTGGGGATCTGTGATATCACCCTCTTCCCCAGTCCGCCCCTTGTCGATGAACGTCTTTTCGTGAGAGACTAATACCAGTAGCCTGTTAAATGGAGTGTGATACCTTGAGTTTCCCTATTGAGGTGGATCAATCCTTTCGGGAAGCGGTATGGCAGGCGGAGACGGGCCGGTGTGAAGCGTGTGGACGAGCAATGGACCGTCGAATAGCACGCGTCATTCCCCGGAATTCGGGAGATGATCCCGATCCGAGGACATGGGTGCTACTGTGCCCCCTGTGTCTCCATCATCAAAGGGCACCATTTCACGACGCGGTGATTGATCCAGACACCCTGCGGCAAGTGGCCGAGGGTCGGCAGTCGTCTCCTGAAGAGGCGGCCAACTGGCTCCGC
This genomic interval from Sulfobacillus thermosulfidooxidans DSM 9293 contains the following:
- a CDS encoding HTH domain-containing protein, which gives rise to MIQNTPISSQLFPKVPPTLKRIEADLVDRGLPPNTRQLYLFLWRAKTQTPRLPLGLIFSEKTLARETHMSTRTVRRSLQRLETLGLLRIIPRKRANGGTTSNRYVLTWQPLMTVPQPTITTVERIQDTAPSTSTSEPVPTPDTVFIWPEMSEGNRTDCPRGESPQSLDTTPVESHQREPIQEKQTFSKSDQPLPGAPMWKFSSKHDVQLFLIALLEKHHISPKRVHHWLRHYDLARVAQVAIWMVSAPSKAIRFPGGWMNRALRDEWSAPRWVHEVRQRRIDYAERMAQLHDQKLREMADEERVRAAQAEATAQWKVLAPCLSQLSALQEYAAELARKALGSLFAHTFREGSPTWRAFILKAAQERPDLAALEPVERCGA